A single Dysgonomonas mossii DNA region contains:
- a CDS encoding DUF3836 domain-containing protein, translated as MFKVNTVMRTTILTSLLVVLLSVANAYAGSPKTRVYSNNDDKTKEYVTVDKETSKALDKTVYKYSTDGSLQERILYKWVDKEGWVGVQKYSYEYNNKGQVVDIAYTTWDQGISTWSLQSQHLQHIYDAQGELLAVVQVNSKDNLTAIK; from the coding sequence ATATTTAAAGTAAATACAGTCATGAGAACAACAATATTAACATCACTTTTAGTCGTATTATTATCTGTAGCAAATGCATATGCAGGGAGTCCTAAAACCAGAGTTTATAGCAATAATGACGACAAAACGAAAGAGTACGTAACGGTAGATAAAGAAACCTCGAAGGCGTTGGACAAAACAGTATATAAATATAGTACTGATGGTTCTTTACAAGAAAGAATACTTTACAAATGGGTAGATAAAGAAGGTTGGGTAGGAGTTCAAAAGTACAGTTATGAATATAACAATAAAGGACAAGTGGTAGATATTGCTTACACAACATGGGATCAGGGTATATCTACATGGTCGTTACAGTCTCAACACTTGCAACACATATATGATGCACAGGGTGAATTGTTGGCAGTAGTGCAGGTGAATTCAAAAGATAATCTGACAGCAATAAAATAG